The window tggcactcttgttgtcacatttgactttaaTGGTTTTAGTTTGAACTCCATAGTCCTCTAGCTGTTGTTTGATCCATAGcacttgggcaacacagcttccagtagcaatgtactcagcttcagttgttgacagggcaactgacgactgcttcttactgaaccaagacactagacagcttccaaggaaatgacatcctcctgaggtacttttccgctcaagcttgtctcgtccatagtcagcgtcagttatccaatgagtgtgaaatcatttgtattaggataccataaacctgcattcactgagctttgcaaatatctaaggattctttttacagctatgtaatgagattccttagggttagattgatatcttgcacagtagcatactgagtactgaatatctggcctacttatcattagatagagtagagagccaatcatacctcggtacaatttgctgtctactgatttacctttttcgtcagcacagagcacagtgtcagtacccattggggtagatattgtcttacaattttccatctcaaatttcttcaatatttccttggcatacttagtctggctgatgaagattccattcttgccttgtttgatttagAGTCTAAGgcagaagttgagttctcccatcattgacatctcaaactcagtttgcatctgcttactaaattccttgcacatagactcattagtagcaccaaaaataatatcatcaacgtatatttgtgccagcagggtatctttacccttttctcttaatgaataaggtcgTGTTAGCTTTTCCTCTGATatagtttctggtcagcaggaagctggtcaacctttcataccaagcacgtggtgcttgcttcaggtcgtacaaagcctttttgagtttataaacatggtttaggaactttggatcctcaaaccctagaggctgactaacatacacctcttcatttataactccattaagaaaggcacttttgacatccatttgaaataatttaaagttcatgaagctagcatatgcacacactTATAGCGTCTAATCTAGCCacaggggcaaaggtctcaccatagtcaataccttcctgttgactataaccttgagctacaagtctggctttgttcctgactacatttccttgttcatctagcttgtttcGAAATACCCATCTTATTCCTATGACCTTCATACTTCTTGGATTGGGCAccaaatcccatacctcatttcttttgaattgatcaagctcctcttgcattgcatttaTCCAAAACTCATCGTTCTCAGCCTCTGAGAAGTTTCTTGGTTCAAGAACTGACACGAAGGCTACATtgttgaggtatctcctgagttgatttcttgtcatcagtgtgttctcagcggcatcaagaatgctactttcagagtgtcctcttggaaccttgatctcttTTGGCAATGTAGTGTCCTTAGGggtaggtgtttcaacaatctctgcaggtttGAGTTGGTCAGTAAAAATAATTTGAGGtttatttttacctttggtcaatTGATGCTGAGTATTGGTCATCCTCAGCTGATTGATTTacctttcctgcagggtcagtttcttcgaactcaacatgtacagactcttctaggacctgagttcgtttattgaacaccatatatgctttactgtttgttgagtagcctaagaagatagcttcgtcagcttttgaatcaaacttagcaaggttgtctttagtatttagaataaaacatttgcaaccaaaggcacgaaaatatccaatgttgggttttcttaagtataggtctaactaaagccttATTGAATATATAGCAAGCTgtattgacagcttcaccccagaaatactttggaagcctattctcactcaacattgtcctagctatttcgactaaggttctgttcttcctctcaactaccccattttgttgaggagttctaggagcaggaAATTTGtggtcaatgtcgttggtttcacagaattcatcaaattgttgatttttgaattctccaccattatcacttcgaatgtgagctaattttaggtctttatcaatttcaaattttctaaccaatgttgagaacatctcaaaagcttcatccttgctactcagcaggatgacccaagtgtaccgagagaagtcatctacaatgaccaaggaaaatttcttactacccaagctcagcggctggactgatccgaagagatccaagtgtagtaactccaATTGACGCTTGGTtaagactacatttttactttgaaaagatttcttaGTTTGATTTCCTTGTTGGCAGGCATTGCATAACTGATTCTTCTCAAACCTGAGTTtaggcaatccctcaactaattgctttcttgctaatttggcaaggagatcaatgcttacatgaccaagtctcagtggcatcaaatataaccttcctaccattgtcacacagctgagctacgctcagtaggttatattaaAGTCCTCTGACAAGGGAGattgactcaatagtaggattaccaccaacagtacctgaccctactattttaccctttttattgtctccaaaacttacatttccacctcgtttatgcacaagtgtgatgaactgagcttcatcaccagtcatattccttgagcatgcgctgtcaatataccacaactttgacttctcagaACACCTTAGGCctacctgcaatataactagttatctttaggtacccaagtctttttgggtcctcgtttgttagagtCAGCAGGTGATATATCATACTTaattttatgacgacacacattgatagtgtggccattcttcccacagaagtcacaataaactTTCCGTTGGGGATACCTTACTTGCTGGTCAGCACCTTGGTGCTGaccatgccagcacacctttgtggtgtgtcctttctttccacagaagtcacattgacTATTCTGCTGAGTATTCCATCTCtactgactagtacctgagtactcagcgtttggatagaaccttttcttggCCAATGCattcagctggttctgtatggatgtgatgtccttcctcagtttcttagaatctaattggacttcagagacaagcctatgcatgatttttagattttcatcttgcctggtattgtcctggagaagatgtcgaagatcactcagcttgacctcctcaatctcatcatatcgcctgttgagtgctcgtattttcttgttacactttttgataagtgtatagagatcactcagggcattaatcatatCATTTTTTAGCAAGGCTAgagatattacctcatttgtgTGTTCCTCATGACCGGatccatcagagaggtcagcttgctcagaatggCAGAGGTCAGCAGactcatcagccatgaaacagatgtttgctgactcagtggcatcagcttctgatgatgttgactcatcactatcgctccaggttgccaccattgcctttctactccccttcttatctttcttcaaggtaggacagcttgacttaatgtgtccaacttgatgacattcaaagcaagtgacTGGTTTTGAGCTGTCTTTCTTGTGTCtgctgtcacttgactcagctttgtatttgtcattcttcttgaatggccttttgctgtatttgtctttttttcgaAACAGattcttcatttttctagtgaacatgtccatttcctcatcatctgatgagtcagcttcggttgagtcagttttcatgacaagagatttttgcttatTGTCCTCAGTCTTTTCTTTggcctcaaagttcttcattgagatctcatgggtcagcagagatccaatgagctcatcatacttgtacgtggtcaggtcctgagcttcttcaacaactgttttctttgcttgccagcttttggggagacttctcaagattttcttcacttgttcttcctcagtgaagtttttgccgagtctcttgagctcgttgattatattggtgaatcttgcattcattttcgagattccttcatcatcattcatctcgaacagctcgtacaaccgcatgtgttgattcactttTGATTATTTGACCTTACTAGTTCCTTCGTAggtaacctccagcttcttccagatttcttgtgctgactcacaacctgaaatcttattgtattctgcagcatctaacgcacagtgaagcatatttataaccgaagcattattttgcaatttcttaaggtcatcctctgaccacttagcctcgcttttgacagtttttacaCCGTCAATGATTTCATAGGGAATaaaagggccttggactatagctagccatgcattcatatttgttgcctgaatgaaatttttcatacTGTTTTCCAAAACGTGTAGTTGGCCCCGAATAACAAAGGAGGCCTAGTTATGGATAATCCCTTagggagtatctgagttgtttggtttccaggaagaaaacgagtgatgttctcagccattacagggatcagctcaagatagttttatcttgattagtgagctgttaggctctgataccacttgttggtcccgtgtaacgtgatagtattagttccagggggggttagAAACTATTTAAGCTTTTTACTTTAAGGCTGACTTATTTTAAGTTTAATACTTTTACTCAGTCTCTAGGTCAGCACCGCTGAGTATGTTTTGAGATAGCTTTAGTCAATTTACTAACTAGAgttgtttcaattgtgagttgggaagcaaCACTTAAGTcaatttccaactcagcactcagattacttaGCTCAACGTATACAAGTTATTATTTTACTGAGCAATATTTAGCAagcaatacatatatatatcaaagaatAAAGGGTTaaaagttactcagcagacttatccgggttcggcctctccgcctacgtccagtccccggaaatccttccgagctttttgaatcctctactgagctctttaaaggtagagcacaaaccgtttacaatagcaactgagtatgcaagagtaacgtcctctattcgtctactcaatcctatctctaccgctgagtactataaccgagtactcagcctctctctaccactgagtactataaccgagtactcagcctctttTTTCTAACCAATTACAAATGATACAGAATTTGTTCTCACTgagtgaagaacactttagatgaataaaatcactctagacttttacacaaagataggagtttggtgtaagtgcttgctttttcttttcaagaCAGAGCTTCTATTTTGTACTTTATCAATGAAtagacttgatgaagatctgtaTAGATTGAAGTGTTGGAATGGCCTTTTTATACAGATGTCCGAAgctccaatgatttgaatcccgacatagccgttgtggggaaacgtTCTTCTTTCGTCACCACTTGGTCAGCACCCAGTGCaacaggccaatcctgtcttctgttttcgtcaggagccaggtttgtcttcttacgccaggtttgtcttctagtaaaTGTCATATGGTCCATGCTCTTTTTCgaaaaagtcttccagacagattTCCGAGACTTCTGATTTTTTCAGAAAAttgtcagaccttgtcttccaagttgacggatcattgatGCTGACCTGACAACTACTCGGCTTGaatcagcggcttcgccttcaagcttttctaaagaagacatttcttttcttAAAGCTGAGTTGTATTCTACTCAGCTCCGGCTGTGTGACTTTCATCTTTGTCTTTCTATTGTGGATTTTTAATTCCTGTTCTTATTAcgtaacttactcaacattgaacaaactaattagtacaattaaatcaaagcacttaaatttaattatgttggaatattttaatcatgggattaacttaaataattttgtcaaatcaaaatcatgtggaaaggtgtttcaagaGGTTGTAGATATAATAAATCTACATTTTGTGGATGAGATTGTATAATATGTTCAGCTCTTCTTTCATATGTCATTGTCTCTTAAGAGTTCAGATGATAATAAATCATAGTAAAATTAGATTAGTATAATATTTTGACTAATTAAAATGGTAAATACATAAAAACCAAATATTTTtactaactaaaaatataaacatttCCGTACCTCCTTAGCTACTAAATATATTTACTGAACTCATTTtctaactaaaaatatatttactaacaaatataaacattttcatatatttttaactACTAAATATATTCGCTTAACTCATTTACTaactaaaatatatttactaacaaatataaatatttccATGCTTTCTTAactactaatatatatatatatatatatatatatatatatatatatatatataaaactcattTACCAACTAAAAAGATTTTTACTAACAAATATAAACATttctatacttttttttttaatcgaaACAAAACTTTTATTACTCTTCAAGATCTTTACAAAATAAATCGTTAAGCTAATATGGCATCAAAAAAGAAACAAACCTAACGTTGCGAGCAATAACATGTGCAACATCGTTAACTAACATTGGAATAAACTCAACCGTATAATCTAGTTGGTTGTTTAACAAATCTCTGCATTATTGGATTAAGCCCCCGTATTCAGTAATGCTTCTCGATTTTTCTCGTATATCGCCGACCACACTTTTCGCATCCACCTCGAAACTGACATGCCAAAGACCCATGGCTCGAGACTATACCAAGCTTTCACAAAGGGCAAGCACCTCCGTTGTTCGCGCCTCAACTCTGAATGGGTTATGTTCACTAAGTAATGCATAAAGAGACCCATCCTCTTTGTGGATAATGGCTCCCACTCCACACATTCCATCCGCCTCCCAGACCGAATCATCAACATTACACTTTAACCGACCCCTAGCTGGCCTCATCCATTTACTGCCTTCTGTCCTTCTTAAACTCGCAGACCCCCGCCTCCCCATTACAAAACCATTTCCATACCTTCTTAACTACTAATATATATGTACTTAACTTATTTACTaactaaaaatatttttactaacaaatataaatattttcatAACTTCTTAATTACTAAATATATTACTTATTTACTAGCTATATACATTTACTAAATATATTTACAAACTAAAAAGATTTTTACtaacaaatataaatatttttataacttCTTAACTACTAAATATATTTACTTAACTTATTAACTAACTATATATATTCACTAAATATATATACTTACAAATATAAACATTTTTCGTaccttattaattattaaatatatttgcTTAACTAATTTACTAACTACAAAtatattatgcatatttataaAAACTATATATTACCCATACCTAGTGActgtttgttttcaatttttagaaCTGCTTTCTGCATTTTAAGTCTAAACAGTAGATAAaaaatgtttggtaaaaattcaaaacaactgctttttacagaaaaatcaactaatgtCTACTACTTATCGGTAACAGCAAACAACTAAAAACAACATCAAACAGCAAACAGAAGCACGTGAAACAAACGCGCCCCTAATATAAActacaattcatttacaactaCTAACACTAATATAAACTACAACTATAACTCATTTACAACTATTAAACACTTACACTAACATAATATATACACTAACataatatttgtaaaaaaactTACCTGCACAAAATATAACAACGGGAGAAGATATAACGGAGAAATGTGGTTTATAGGTAAAAATAGGGGCAAAAAAGGAACTTTGATATATTCTTTATTCGAATGCGCCGAACACAACACACTATTTAGCAGTGCGTTGTTATGTCACACTAATACCGGTTATCCAAAAACCGGTGTCAATGATACAAGTTATTTATCAACCGGTTTCATGAAGCCTGTTAATAAATAACCGGTCTCATGCCTGCCATGTTTGTCTCATGCAGACATGACAATGACCCCGGTTATTGGAAAATCGGGGTCTTAATGAAGTATGAAACCGATGAATGAATCACTGGTTTCAACTAACAATGGTTAAAATTTTAAGTACAATAGAGTGCATAATTTTTAACCCGGATCTACATAGAGATTAAATGCTATTTATAGCATTATTTAGAGGAAAAATCcctaattttttcaatttttttgtgttaggtaaaataaaatttatcttgTTTTGGTATAAATTTGCATAGATAGAATCCTTATATTGCTTGTTATCCTTTCCTTCCCCTACAAGCTGGAATCCCCTCTATCAAACATACCTTTATATTCTTTTCTATTTTACTCTTCCACTTccactctcttcttcttcttcaacagaaaaacaaaaatggaGCTATATCGTAACAAAAATGGCCAAACCTCTACTCCAGACCCTCAAAACCCTAACAATGGCAAATCTCACTCCATTGACGAATCTCCCTTCTCTACCGACGATTTTGACAGTACTTGTTCCACTCCTTATGTTAGTGCTCCTTCTAGCCCCGGCCGTGCTCCCACTAATGGCGGTTTCTATTACAGTTGTCCCGCTAGCCCAATGCACTTCGCTATCACCTCAACTTCCGTTACTTACTCTGCTTCCGCCGTTTCTTCCCCCGATAGAGGCGGAAACAGTTCTGTTCCTATGGGATACGAGTTCGAGTTCTCGGCGAAACTAGGGATGACCGGGTCGGGTCACACCGGGTCAATGAGCTCAGCGGACGAGTTGTTCTTGAACGGTCAGATCCGTCCGATGAAGCTGTCGACGCATTTGGAGCGGCCTCAGGTGCTTGCTCCTCTGTTAGATCTcgaaaatgaggaagaagatgacGATGATGATGAAATCAAGAATGGCGGAAGAATGAGGGGTAGAGATCTGAGATTGCGAGATAAATCTGTGAGGAGAAGAACTAGATCTATGTCGCCATTGAGGAGTAATTCATTTGAGTAtgcagatgatgatgaagacaAGAAGAAATCTCAGATCTGTAGCTCAAGCATTAATGAGTCATGTTTGGATTTGGATTCTTCAAATGAGAACATCaaaaccgaagaagaagaagcgatTACTCCATCAGTCTCTGCATCTTCTTCTAGATCTTCTTCAGCTGGTAGAAATTCAAAAAGATGGGTTTTCTTGAAAGATTTTCTCTACAGAAGTAAAAGTGAAGGAAGAAGCAATAACAAGTTCTGGTCTAACATATCTTTCTCACCAGCCAAAGAGAAGAAACCTATGAATCAGAAAATCAGTCCTCCATTGGAGAACAATCAGAAATTGAAGGGAAATAGTCAAAATTCATCAGGAAAAAAGCCAGTAAATGGAGTAGGAAAGAGGAGAATTCCAACTTCACCACATGAATTGCATTACAAAGCAAGTAAAGCACAAGCtgaagaaatgaggaagaagacaTTCTTGCCTTATAGACAAGGTTTACTTGGATGTTTAGGGTTTAGTTCCAAGGGATATGGAGCCATGAATGGATTTGCTAGAGCTCTGAATCCAGTTTCCTCAAGGTAAAAAGTTGAAATCTATCTTTGACActttatcatcatcatcatcatcaaagaAATTGTATAGGTTGTTTagttattaattaaattactactattattattttttaatttttactttttaatgaTGATCTATCTatgtatttattaatattatcatTATTCGGTCATTCTCTTCtctttttgtttgatcaaaagAGAAGTTGTGTCCCTATAAGCCATGTATTTTGTACTTTTCTCATAGGGTTGTTTTAGCTATAAAACCATGAGAGAAAAAGCTTAGCATATTATTACTTCTAATGTAGTTTTAGTTATTATTTACAACTTGTTGCTATATTGAAATAGTACCTTAATTGGCATTTTGTTGAATTCCTCTTTGTTATTTAACAATAATGCAAAATAATTAGATAGTATtcatttcactttattttgttttgttatcCACCTACCGAATTAGCCGGAATTAGTAAACTCCCGAAAAAGGGTTATTAAAGGAACATAAGAAGAATCAATTAAGCTTGATTTGAATAGCAGATAATAACATTTATTCGAAGATAGGTGTGGTGGTTTGAGTTTCATTAGAGTTGCTCGAGTCTAGAACTTTTCTGCTTGTTGCCGCCTTTGTTTTCTTTCCGTGCGTTTAACTTTTTTGTGTGCGGTAACCTTTTTTGTGTTACCAACGAAAAAACTAAGAGCCTGTTTGGTTTAGTAGTTAGTAATTACTActattgttattgttgttgGTAGTTGATTTTCATTCTGAAATAGCTTAATTGCCCTTCTCTTTATGCCTCTCTCTCCTTTTTAGTGTTCAAAACGCAGCGTTTTGTCTCCCCCATTATATTCAATCACTATTTGATTTCCTATCCTATAGTTATAGAAAGTCACATAGAAGGAATAGTATCTGAATTGGATTTTG is drawn from Euphorbia lathyris chromosome 9, ddEupLath1.1, whole genome shotgun sequence and contains these coding sequences:
- the LOC136205321 gene encoding uncharacterized protein; the encoded protein is MELYRNKNGQTSTPDPQNPNNGKSHSIDESPFSTDDFDSTCSTPYVSAPSSPGRAPTNGGFYYSCPASPMHFAITSTSVTYSASAVSSPDRGGNSSVPMGYEFEFSAKLGMTGSGHTGSMSSADELFLNGQIRPMKLSTHLERPQVLAPLLDLENEEEDDDDDEIKNGGRMRGRDLRLRDKSVRRRTRSMSPLRSNSFEYADDDEDKKKSQICSSSINESCLDLDSSNENIKTEEEEAITPSVSASSSRSSSAGRNSKRWVFLKDFLYRSKSEGRSNNKFWSNISFSPAKEKKPMNQKISPPLENNQKLKGNSQNSSGKKPVNGVGKRRIPTSPHELHYKASKAQAEEMRKKTFLPYRQGLLGCLGFSSKGYGAMNGFARALNPVSSR